From the Thermodesulfovibrionales bacterium genome, the window CGAGATAGATTCCGACATGGGACGGAAAGGAGGCATAGGTTCTGAAAAAGACGAGATCGCCCATCGAGAGGTCCTCTTTCCTGACAGGTTCTCCCACTCTGAACTGTTCCCGCGCGGTCCTCGGGAGCGGCATGTTGAGGAAACTAAAGACCTTCTGCACATAGCCGGAACAATCTATCCCCATAAAGGTGCTCCCCCCAAAACGGTACGGGATATTCAGCATCTTATGCGCAAACAGGATCACCCGTTCCTTCAGATTCAGTAAACTCAACTCCGGCGATTCGGAGAGCGTCTTGATATCATCGGTAATTTTCGCTTGAGAGAGTATCGGCGAATAGGGGGCTATTTCTCCTGGCTCGGCCGTCCATTCTTCGAGGAGAAGTTTCTGGCCGGGGCTCAGTTCCTCCGATTCGAGGTCATTGAGGACCATAAGGTATTCGGGACTCACATCGAGTTTTTTTGCTATCTTCAGCATGGTATCGCCTTTTTTGACCGTATAGGTTCTCGGTCCTGTTTTCTTGACGATGAGTTGCTGCCCTGTTTTTAGGCGACCAGATTTCTTTATAGAGTTCAACTCCCTCAGTTCACTCACTGATATCGCGTATTTCTTCGATATCGAGCCGAGGGAGTCGCCTTTCTTCACGATATGGTACAGACCGTCGCGGGTATCGTTTTCCTCTGCAGCGGCCTGCCCCTTATCAGCGCCTGACCGGGGGGCGAGACTCTTCGAAATCTCCCTATGCTTTTTCCGGGATGCCTCCTTTGTCGGAACGGTTATCTTCATGCCGGGCGTGAGTCGATCTGACTCTATCCCGTTTGCTTCTTTGATTTTGTCGACATCGACCTTAAAGGTCTTTGAGAGTTTATGGAGGCTGTCTCCCTTCTTGACGGTATATGTTGTATCCCCGTATACCGCATAAGGAGCCATCGTGAGGAGTGCGAGACAGATAAGGAAGAAAGAAAATGCCTTCACCATGAGTGGTCCATTACTGTTGCGAACCTGTTTCAAATTCCCTTCCTCCCTTGGATTGAGGAAGCAGATTTCATACCACGGAGAGCGTTTTTAGAACTTCCTGATTTCTTAAGGAAAGAGTCGGGCAAGGGTCTGCGAGAAGATTCTCTTTTGACTCTAATTGTCATATCGGTGAGACGCACGATGTCAATCGGATTCGTCAAGGGCATCTCATACGGGACAATCGA encodes:
- a CDS encoding LysM peptidoglycan-binding domain-containing protein, with protein sequence MKQVRNSNGPLMVKAFSFFLICLALLTMAPYAVYGDTTYTVKKGDSLHKLSKTFKVDVDKIKEANGIESDRLTPGMKITVPTKEASRKKHREISKSLAPRSGADKGQAAAEENDTRDGLYHIVKKGDSLGSISKKYAISVSELRELNSIKKSGRLKTGQQLIVKKTGPRTYTVKKGDTMLKIAKKLDVSPEYLMVLNDLESEELSPGQKLLLEEWTAEPGEIAPYSPILSQAKITDDIKTLSESPELSLLNLKERVILFAHKMLNIPYRFGGSTFMGIDCSGYVQKVFSFLNMPLPRTAREQFRVGEPVRKEDLSMGDLVFFRTYASFPSHVGIYLGNNLFIHASSRGKKVTIDSLETPYYFRRFIGAKRLLNEEPAIKPQPETDG